GGGCGGGACGCGGAAGCGGAGGCGCGGGGCCGGAAGGAGGCGGCTGGGGGTGGTTGGCCAGCACAGGATTCCGGTGCCTGCGCAGAGGAACGGCCATGCGGAGATCAACGGGTCACCTCGATGCTGGGCGCGGTTAGGCGGGATTGGACGCGCTTCCTGCGTAAGAACTGGAGCGTGGACGGCTAGTCAGGTGTGGTCAGGGCGGTGAAGAGGGAACGGCGGCTCGTCCAGTGCCCGTCACGCCAGACCGGGTGGGTCTTTACTTCTCCGTGGTATCGCTGGAGTACTGCGACCTCTGCGAGGCGGCGACCGGTGGTGGTTCGGCGCATGTGGAGGATTACGCGGACGGCCGCGGCCAACTGACTGTGCAGCGCGTCCCGTGGCAGACCGCCTAGGGCGGCTAGGGCTTCTAGGCGCGCGGGGGCTTCTGCGGGCGAGTTCGCGTGCAGGGTGCAGGCACCGCCGTCATGGCCGGTGTTCATGGCGTTCAGCAGGGAGCACACTTCTGCGCCGCGGACTTCGCCTACGACGAGGCGGTCTGGGCGCATCCGCAAGGCCTGACGGACCAGTTCCGGGAGTTCTACGGCACCGGCGCCTTCGACGTTGGCAGGGCGGGCGACGAGGCTGACGAACTGTGGGTGGGTCGGCCGTAGTTCGCCTGCGTCTTCGACACAGACGATGCGTTCGGTTGGTGCTACCTCGCTCAGCAAGGCGCTGAGCAGCGTCGTCTTTCCGGCTCCGGTGCCGCCGGTGATGAGGAAGGCCAAGCGGTGCTTGAGGATTGCTTCGAGAATGCTCAGGGCGGTCGGGTCGATGGAGCCGTGGGCGTGGAGCGCGGACAGGTCGTGTGTCACCGGGCGCAGGACGCGCAGGGACAGGCAGGTGCCGTTGGCTGCGATGGGCGGCAGCACGGCGTGGACGCGGATTCGGCCTTGGCGCACGGGAAGCCAGCCGTC
The nucleotide sequence above comes from Amycolatopsis sp. AA4. Encoded proteins:
- a CDS encoding TadA family conjugal transfer-associated ATPase, producing the protein MTADLVERVRHRLAGESRGTDPIALAEAVRAEAGGALSHDAVLAAVRQARDEFVGAGPLAPLLEDDTITDVLVTAPDQIWTDGPTGLTRTPIRFPSEDAVRRLAQRLALAAGRRLDDAQPYVDGWLPVRQGRIRVHAVLPPIAANGTCLSLRVLRPVTHDLSALHAHGSIDPTALSILEAILKHRLAFLITGGTGAGKTTLLSALLSEVAPTERIVCVEDAGELRPTHPQFVSLVARPANVEGAGAVELPELVRQALRMRPDRLVVGEVRGAEVCSLLNAMNTGHDGGACTLHANSPAEAPARLEALAALGGLPRDALHSQLAAAVRVILHMRRTTTGRRLAEVAVLQRYHGEVKTHPVWRDGHWTSRRSLFTALTTPD